A region of Lemur catta isolate mLemCat1 chromosome 22, mLemCat1.pri, whole genome shotgun sequence DNA encodes the following proteins:
- the LOC123626594 gene encoding LOW QUALITY PROTEIN: heterogeneous nuclear ribonucleoprotein A1-like (The sequence of the model RefSeq protein was modified relative to this genomic sequence to represent the inferred CDS: deleted 2 bases in 1 codon) — protein sequence FRCHIRCTRCLVHLRDGLIPCLRNLTVYKYKRTTTARGRCRGSIIEVFLPTAIVSKSESPKEPKQLWKLFIGGLRFETTDESLRSHFEQWGALMDCVVRRDSNTKRSRGFGFVTYATVEEVDAAMNARPHKVGERVVEPRSTVSREDSQRPGAHLTVKKIFVGGIKEDTEEHHLRDYFEQRGKIEVIEIMTDRGSGNKRGFAFVTFDDHDSVDKIVIQKYYTVNGHNCEVRKALWKQEMASASSSQRGRSGSGNFGGGCGGGFGVNDNFGRGGNFSGRSGFGGSHAGGRYGGSGDGHNGFGNDGSSFGGGGSYNDFGNYNNQSSNFGPRKGGNFGGRSSGPCGGGGQYFAKPRNQGGCGGSSSSSSYQWQKVLIIPRKQSLAGEESQRSDREATGYNRFVNSAKHSGGGA from the exons TTTAGATGCCACATCAGATGCACAAGATGCCTTGTGCATCTTAGAGATGGTTTAATTCCCTGTTTAAGGAATCTgactgtatataaatataaaagaactaCCACTGCCCGTGGACGCTGCCGAGGAAGCATCATTGAAGTCTTTCTTCCCACTGCCATTGTGTCTAAGTCAGAGTCTCCTAAAGAACCCAAACAGCTGTGGAAGCTATTTATTGGAGGGTTGAGATTTGAAACGACTGATGAGAGTCTGAGGAGCCATTTTGAGCAGTGGGGAGCACTCATGGACTGTGTGGTAAGGAGAGATTCAAACACCAAGCGCTCCAGGGGCtttgggtttgtcacatatgccACAGTGGAGGAGGTGGATGCAGCAATGAACGCACGGCCACACAAGGTGGGTGAAAGAGTTGTGGAACCGAGGAGCACTGTCTCTAGAGAAGATTCTCAAAGACCAGGTGCCCACTTAACTGTGAAAAAGATCTTTGTTGGTGGCATTAAAGAAGATACTGAAGAACATCACCTAAGAGACTATTTTGAACAGCGTGGGAAAATTGAAGTGATTGAAATCATGACTGACAGAGGCAGTGGCAACAAGAGGGGCTTTGCTTTTGTAACCTTTGATGACCATGATTCTGTGGATAAGATTGTCATTCAGAAATACTATACTGTGAATGGCCACAACTGTGAAGTAAGGAAAGCCCTGTGGAAGCAAGAGATGGCCAGTGCTTCATCCAGCCAAAGAGGTCGAAGTGGTTCTGGAAACTTTGGTGGCGGTTGTGGAGGTGGTTTTGGTGTGAATGACAACTTTGGCCGTGGAGGAAACTTCAGTGGTCGAAGTGGCTTTGGTGGCAGCCATGCTGGTGGCAGATatggtggcagtggggatgggCACAATGGATTTGGTAATGATGGAAGCAGTTTTGGAGGTGGCGGAAGCTACAATGATTTTGGCAATTACAACAATCAGTCTTCCAATTTTGGACCCAGGAAGGGAGGAAATTTTGGAGGCAGAAGCTCTGGCCCCTGTGGTGGTGGAGGCCAATACTTTGCCAAACCACGAAACCAAGGTGGCTGTGGTGGTTCCAGTAGCAGCAGTAGCTAT CAGTGGCAGAAGGTTTTAATTATTCCCAGGAAACAAAGCTTAGCAGGAGAGGAGAGCcagagaagtgacagggaagCTACAGGTTACAACAGATTTGTGAACTCAGCCAAGCACAGTGGTGGCGGGGCCTAG